Genomic window (Branchiostoma lanceolatum isolate klBraLanc5 chromosome 13, klBraLanc5.hap2, whole genome shotgun sequence):
TAGGTCAAAGTCgccagaaaggtcccagaaaggttGCAGGCTTTGGCCCGAGTCCATCACTGTTTTGTCCATTCAAGTGCAATGAAGACAACTTGTTAGTATATTAAAGACTTAAAAGTAAATTGTAATACAAAGGCTTTAGGATACATTTGCACCAGTGAAATCCGATGCTATGATTACGTGGCTTTGATTACATCTACTAACCTTGAACATTTCTAGCTTTAATCATCCAATATCACGTGATTATAAATACAATCGTTCTGCTCCTTTTTCATCTTGCTAGGTCGGATACACGTCGTTGGTGGACATAGCACCGGGGACTGTCATCATTATCCTGCGGGCGTTCAGCATTGATGGCCGGTATACAGAAGTTACGCTGCCGCCAATCGAGGTGAGAGTAACCATTTCCAACTCTTATCGTTTACGTTGTTGTTACCTCCGCGAAAGATTTGTTTGTGCGTCTTCCTATCTGTCTCTCAGTATGCTTGTATTTCTTCACACTTTGGTCAGCAAAGCAAAGGACGGTATGGATTAGTTATAATGATATCTGGTATATAGATAGGTCTTGAAAAGGACTGAGCTCAATATGCAATGTGAATGTTGGACCTCTTAACCGCCGTTTTTTTTCTgcatctcatgttttggatacaCTATGATCATGACGTTTTGGCAGCATTGATGATGGTTAAGGCCTTCAAGAAGCTTGTTTCAGAACTGTTGCTGCATTGTGCTGTATAAATCAAATATGAAATGGACAACAAGGCAAAATCTTGAATAAATTTGAGGACATAGAAAGGGCATTCAGGAAGATgagaaaattaatttttgttttccagaTATCTGCTCCTTCCTTGGATCAACTGACAGGTTATCTGGCAGGACTGTATGATAACGGGGAGGGCACATTCTACTCCCTGCTCGCGATGGGGGCAGCTGAGGACGCGTTCCTGTCCGCTGTCACCGCTGCAGGAGCACTCGGCTCCATAGCTGCCGGTGGAGGAGACGTCGAACAGGTTTGGAAACGCCAAATataataaatgcatttaaaaagaACTGACAAATGTGTTACAGTCGTGATACATCTTTTACATGCTGTAGTGACCAACTGCAAGCCCTGCCGCAGCTGTATCTTTTTTGTGGTCCTATATATGTAGTACATCAATACACACAACAGACAGAAACTACAGTTTGCAACTTTACTATGGTCAGGATACAGACATGAAAGAAAATTATGTTATTAAGTTCATTTAGTAACTGTCGTGTCGTGAAGCATTTCATAGTATATCCAATAAGCAAATATTGGTCATGTCATGAATTTGATATCTAATTCGAAAAAAAATATACCTGTTTGATCAGAACTAGATCAATGTGTTGATTCTACCGTTGAGCTATGTCATATATGTTTTCAGGCTGTAGCCGAGACAATTGCGTCTATGTCACAAGTACCCATACAAGACTACGAGAGCGTGAACGGAGTGGCGTCTGTGCTGCTTCTGGTTACAGCATTCCCAGATCAACTGTCCCCCGAATCCATGGTTATTCTTACTTTATTTCTTACTTTATTCTAGAGGTTCATAGATGTACCTTAAAATTTCTTTGCTTTCATCGTTAAATTTGTGACAGCCTTTTTCCGTTTACTGTGTGCAGAACTTTTAGTTAAATGTCTCAAAGCATTTATTTTCTGCAACGTCGTCCGCATGATGTCTTGACATAGACAAATTGAAGATGTGTTATGTACGACAACTAATAAATAACAATGATGTCACGTTTCTTATGACTTAGCCCGGTCTGGGGTGTCTAAGAAGCGCTTAAATCAAAATTGATGACCACAGAGTATACATGCATCCTACCTATTCTCTGAGACATATTCCAGAAAATATTTCCATTCATTCTTTTTTGAAGGTCCTTGCCTCATCTCTTCTCAAGTCATCATTTGAGAAGCTCAGGGAGCTGTCCGGAAACAGCACCATACTTCCTGTTGCTGACGTCATCCGAGCTGCTGCCTCTATGTTTTCAGGTGAACTAAATGGGTGAATGAATgattaaacaaataaatgaatcaatgaatgggTGAATTACtggatagatgaatgaatgactgaatgaatgaatgaatgaatgaagaaaggaaggaatatATGCGGAAtaactggatggatggatggggaacaagtgaagaaagaaagaaagtaaggAATGTGcaagggaatgaatgaatgaaagatcgAATGAATGAtcgaatgaatggatggataggTAGAATAATTAGTCACATAAATAATGTCCAAGTATTAATTTTCCAAGTATGACActcaattgttttctttttcgctGTTCCCAGCGGTGGGCAATGTGTTCATGGCTTCCCAGACCATGGCTTTATCGGAGCGAGAGGCAGGAATCACTTTCTCTGATGTTTTAGAGGCGGTACGTGTTTGAAACTCAACTAACCTTGTAAACCTTTCACCTCTTTTCTCTTAACATAAGTCTGATCCTTCAAAATGTGCCGCAAGAAGAAAAGATGGGACATTACTGCCATCTTTTGCTTGTTATAAGGAAATGGCTTCTTCATAATGCACAGAAGAGCTAGTCGCATTGTTAGTTTTACATGCTGATATATACAGAGGCAACATCAATAATTGAATGTGTGTACAATTCTCCATCACTTGACACATCTATATAGCTATGTACGTTCTGAATGGCTATCCATTCAGTAATAATTTTTGCCTGATGTAATCTTACAGAGCAAAGATGCCACGACAACCGGGTTCGAAGGTCTTGACGTTCTTGATGACATCCTGTTGAACGCCTTGATGCCAGAGTTTACAGATCAGAAATATGATGAGATCTTCGCAGATTTTTACACCTCACAGGTCAGGAAATTATACAGTTACAAAACAATGGGCTCTAAGATCATGCCCCTCGAATACACGGTAAATCTAATCTGTCCTTAAAATGCTTAGATTGAATAAATGCTTTACATAGTTAAGACAGTTTACGTACAAGTTTTTTCGGAGTGTAATTGTTGGAAAATTGATTTTAGATCAAGACTGTTACAAGCAAGTCCAAGTACAAGTAATTTTGAGTTATCCtgatttaaatacatgtacttgaaattaTCTACTTTCAGGTGCATATAAGAATTCAACGACAAGATCGAGGGATCCTAGAAGAAAAGGTGTTCCAGGTAGGGGGAGCAAGTGACTGCCTCATACGTGTGCCATCTTTACCACCGCTTATCGGAGACCGGTGTCCTCCAGAAGAGACCGTTGGAGTACAGGTGAACATGCTTTAGTCTGAACTTGCTTCTACATGTAACTAAAGAAAAATTCGTGTTCTCTTTGGAAGTCTTatttttctctacacaaaaatgtacatagagGCATGTTTTTCGGTGTTCTGTTACAATCTGGTTTACTAGGTTTTAAgattatattttcaaaatattccaTTGTTGATTATCTAAAACGAACATTGATACGTTGTACTTTATCTTTACTAAGACAATAAAGTGGAGTAgattaaaatggtacatatattttcatcttttatCTTAGCAGCCTTCCAAAAAGTTATGAACATCCAAAAAGTTGAATAATCATATAAGTAATACCGATCATACCTTCAACACATTATCTGCATATTTTAGAATCTTTTTTGTTCCTACCGCATTCTAGGGCCCAATCTTCCCTTGATACCTTTATGATCGATCTTCTGAACTATTGAAAGCGTGAATGTCTTGATTGATAAACTGACGATTGATTGGttcattgattaattgattgattgattacgaATTCCCTTCACCACAGTTCTACGAGTCAAACTTCAACCCATTCGAGTACTCCAACAATTCAAAAGAGATTGAGACCGACATCCCCGGACTCAGCGTGAAATGTGGAGACCGAACTCTTCAAGTCTCCAACCTGAGGGAACCCATCGACATCCTCACTCGGAGAGAGGACAAAAACCTGGACGACTTCATATTCATGTTCAAGAGTTCAGCTCCGCTTGGGAAAGTATCGGTACGTTGATCCCAATATCATTGAATGTTTTGTCTTTATAGTCTTTATAAGATCAGAGTCATAAGGAGGCATTGTTTTcagtgtttgcgtgtttgtatgtgtccTGGTGTGTTTTCGCagctatttgaatattgcagagtggtaGGATGTGAGTcagaaaatggtgtaactggagactaGCAGGATTGGATGGCTGGTTTTGACAGGGTCTGAATATGGTGCCACAGGATTAGCCCAGGTCAAAAGTCCCACAGGGAGGCAGGACAATGCATAACTGGAATTAGCGAGAAATtgacaataatgaatgaaatcaaGAAATCACGAAAAACTCACGGAATAtgtcacggaggtatgagatcttcgactTCTTGTTACAATTTGtactgatttttttaatttcccttTGTTTTTCTGATTACAGACCTTTCCGTTCTTCGCCAAGAAGAACATGTCGTCTATCGGAATCCTGGTAAAGTTCAACAACACCATCTTCCCTCAACCCGTCACCATGTACCTGAGCAAACACATACCGCCTACAAAGGATGATTTCAACTGGACAACAACGCTGCCAGTACCAGATAATCAACTCTTCTCTATAAAGTGGATAAACGACACGTTCCTTACTGCCGACCCCTACCAGTGGCACCTGCCAGAGGATGAGATTGCCATCACTGACGCTGACGTTGTGAACATGACGGAGTATCACGTCGGTATGTTACTACGTGTAGCTTATGCATCATCTAACTTCATGCTTTTTAATTCCTTGTTTACATCAAGTtaatacatggtacaatgtattcaTTGGCCATCAACGCGGCTCTCAAATGGACAAGCTGGTAAAGAGATATTACTCCCAAGCAGTCTAATTTAGAAAAAACATCTTCAGATCTTTACAAAGCATCTTGAGATCTTTACAAAGCTTCGTAAGATCTTCAGAAAGACACCTTGAGATCTTTACAAGGCAccttaagattttaacaaagcACCTTGAGGTCTTTACACAGCATTTTGAGATCTTTACAAAGCTTTTTGAGATCTTTACACAGCATCTTGATATCTTTACACAACATCTTGAGATCATTACACAGCATGTTGAGATCTTTACACAGCATCGTGAGATCTTCACAAAGCATCTGTAGATCTTTTAAAAGTACCCGTGTTTTATAACATTACAGGTGTGCAGTTTGGCTCTGATCTGGATGTTGGAAGTGGAGGCGTTGTCAACTTTACTCTGTCCGTATTTGAGACTTCCTGCGTTTATTTTGCTGAGGAACCCGTTCATCTGTGGGAAAGCGATGGCTGCAGTGTAggtcttttttttctaacatgcTGCTATGGTGACCAATAACCACTGAATATTAGTTAATGATTAGAATATGGTACCAACCTCTGTGTAGTACACCAATTACCAAATTAGTGCCTAATCAAGGACTAATAGTTGCCAAGTAAGTCTTCGAGGAATTAATTTCATAGCGTGGTGAAGGTAGCAATGGACACGTCTCTTAAACTTAAAGACTATGACATCGCCAAAGTGATATATTGGTGGATTGCTTTTCAGAcgtttttctttatttacacATATATAAGGATTCAATGCATTGTAGACTATTGCCTTCATCTTTGTATCAACATTTGATGTTCATGCTGTTTTGGTTTCAGACTGGAGTGATGTCCAACATGACCCACATGCACTGCCGATGCGACCATCTGACCAAGTTCTCTGGCTTCGTGGCGCCGAATCCACTCAACATCCAGGAGGCTCTTTCTGCCAACATTTTAGAAAACCCAGCCGGACTCATCTTGGTGTTGGCCACGTTCGGATCGTACTTATTCCTCCTCCTATTCTCGAGGAAGGCAGACAGAAAGGATCTTACCAAGGTAAGAAGTACTAAGcatctattgttttttttaatgttgatgGTTACGTGTCCCTGCACTTGCGTCGTCAATTGACTGTGTCTTTGCCGTCACTGTATTCTCGTAATAGATTTATGTGAAATAAAGAAACCTGGCCTACATTTTCATACATGAACCAAAATGTATTACTGTGAAAAATACATAGACGATGGCAGCGCAAGCTGATTCCTACTATTCTAACTACCGTGTGCGTGTTTATGGTGATTATCAAACAAACGGTTTATTTCCATACAGACTGGTGTTGGGCTTCTACCTGGTCATAGACTGAATCCTCGCAAAGACTGTCAGTACGTGATCACAGTCTACACGGGTTTCAAAGGCAATGCTGGAACAACTGCTGAGGTAGGAGTTTCATTATTGTAATGGCGGCATCTTTGGATATCAACGTCGaattgaaaagttgtgtttcgACAAGTCGTTAAATTTGGTTGTTTTATGCAATACTTAAAAGATCGATGAAATTCAAGGTTTAAAAAGCTTGTTAATAGGATATGTTATAGTTCTGTAAGTCAAGTCATAGATGTGTCTGCAAATGCGATCCACAGTTCTGTCATGAGGATCTATCGTTCTGTACATATATCATCCATTCGTGCACCTCTGAACGAATAATCTTATGTATTCACATGCAGTATTAAACGTGCATTGCAGATTTCAATCGTCCTGTGCGGCTTTGAAGAAAGCAGCCCTACCATCACACTCAGGGACCCCAAACGGATTCTGTTCGAACAGGGCAGTGTAGACTCTTTTTTGGTGTCTACAGAACAGCCTCTAAGAGGCCTTGCTTACATGCGGGTGTGGCACAACAACGCCGGGTACAGTCCTGCATGGTGAGTCTAGGGATatccgttcgttcgttcagtactacccttgtagtgcctggtgACACATAGGGAAGCACGtctctttgctgtttcagtagcagggtatattttacagggagggttgCAAGACCTTCCcctgtaacgtgctcgaggaaGCCTTCTCGAATACTGTACACCCATTTATGTCCCTATCGAAAGATGGGCGTAGCCCCAACCGTGCTCTACAAGCACGCGCTAGGGATGGTCTAACTTCTAACTTACCGATACGAAACACTTTAAGCAATGAAATAGAAATTTGATTTTAACATCTGAATGACTACAGTTATAAAAATTGTTTGGTAGTATAAGTTATCGAAAGAAACTGTTTCAGATGACCAATGTGATCGATTGACTGTCTATACTTTTCCAGGTTCCTTAACCAAGTCATTGTCGTCAACAGAGGAACCAACGAAACAACTTATTTCTTGGCAAATAGGTATTTACGTTTATTAGACTTCCTTGATATCTACTTTACTGAATAAATCTATATATTTGGTTTCAAGGGGAATATTTGCCTGAGTGCATGTTAGTTAGTCAGAATCacttcgtttgtttgtttgtttgtttgtttatattcatAAATTTGTTGCATCACAGATGGCTCGCTGTCGATGAAGATGACGGCAAGATTGACCGTATCATCCCCACAGCATCACTCGAGGACATGACAAAGTTTCGAAATGTTTTTCTAGCCAAAAGCGCACGGTAATCATCATAATTCTTTTTCTGTAAGAATAATTAATGTTAGTTTGCTGTGTGTTGTGAATACTTGATACTCGTCAAGCTATTCAAAATACttttataaaacaatatgtaaagagaaatcaatctctacaactggagaACATAATTAatggagattacttccggaagtttcgagtgacatccatcactcttcttcagcgtcacttgCCCATAACATGTTACTGGAAAAAACGCTTGAGCATGTAATCTCGGTAATCTCCGTATTTTATACAGTTGAAGGAATTGATTTGACTTGTAGTGATCAAACCATTTAGAGTAAAATGCAACTTCGATCATATAATGTTACCTCGATGTATTTTCTTTTGACGAATCAATATAAGTTAATAATGTTGTTATATGTTCCTCTGTTTTGAGATTCAACACTAATTGATACCGATTTATGCCAATCAGGGACATGAATGATGGTCACCTGTGGTTCTCCGTGAAAGGCCGTCCAGCGCGGAGTCCCTTcacccgtgtccagcgcctgtcctgctgcctgacgCTGCTCTACAGCTCCATGATCACCAACATCATGTTCTTCGGCCGCGGGGACGACTTCGACCCTCCCGAACCATTGAGGATTGCTGGTTTGGAAATTGACCCTCCGATTTCTCTCCCTCAGGTATGAAATAAGAGAGCAATCAAATAAGTTAAAATCGAACGGTTTTTAAAATGTCATGAATAGAGAAGTCTCTACGACTAAACAGTAGGTGTACTTTGAGAATCTATTATGACTAACAACTCATTTATATAATCTTTGTTTACTATTTCAGCTAATGATTGGCATACAAAGTGCAGCTATCAGCCTCCCAGTCAACCTTCTCATCGTCTTCTTCTTTCGTAACTCGGGAAAGAGACCAAAAACAAACGCTTCCAATAAGAATGAACAGTCCAAACCAAGTGACGGTATCCTTACATCTTCGGGGAAGACGCCCAAGAGCGAGTTGGCTCTCTCATCCAATGTTCCAACCATACCTTCTGATTATTGTCCAACCAACAGACCAACCGTTGGTTTGAAGATGAGGAGAGCCAACGACACTATCACACATGATGTGCAGTCACCTGTGGAGGTTCAGACCAATGAACGGGAACGAAAGGCTGTGAAAGGCAAAGAAGAGAAACCCGAGCCTGAGAAGAAATCGTCTCTTCCCTGGTGGACGGTGTATTTAGGTGAGTACCAAATCTTTCACTGTTTCTCTGAAAGCATTTCCTCAGAACTTAGAATTTGTTATTCTACGCCTTCTTGATTTAGATGCTTAGGGTTCGTATCAATCTTGGCATGGTGAAGACTGCCGAAGGTTTGAGGGAGGGGACaaatatattttacaaaatgttgACCAACAACACTAAATTTGCTGTTCAGATCATTCCCCATACAAATTGCCATCGTCTGTCATTGGTATCTTTGCCTTGAGCTAACGTTATACCTAAACCTTTGACTTCAACTTACgttaacaaaaatgtttcacaGGTTGGCTGCTGGTGTGGTCGGCTAGCTTCGTGGCTGCCTTCTTCACAGTTCTGTACACGCTGAGCTTCGGCAAGGCGAAGGCAGAAGCCTGGGTCTTCACCTTCGTGACGTCATTCTTCACTGATTTGTTCCTGGTGCAACCCTTCAAGCTGATGCTGGTGGCTATGGTGTTTGCCTTGTTGACAAGGGTAAGATATTaggcctgtttgtttgttagttagttagttagtttgtcaAACATAGCATGTAGGCATAACTCCTCGGTTTTGCGCATTAAGTACATGGCAAGAATCAACATTGAGGATGAACAGCATTTCCTTTACATTTTGCCTGTCTACTTAACGTAGAAACCTATCGAAGACGAGGAACCACCAGCAGCGCCAGTGGAAGAGGACGAGGAATACATACAGACCGATGATGAGGTAATCGCACGTGCTACCAACCATACAGCATGCATGGCTCTAATGcttttgagagagagagagagagagagagagagagagcgagagagagagagagagagagagagagagagagggggagagagaaacTCCATGTTCCAGTTTCAGTAGCTTTTGTACTCTCCCCAACAGGTTGAGAAAGTTCAGTCTGAGCGTCGGTGGGGCAGTGCAACCGGCTGGATGCGCTACATGGGTATGACCCGAGCACAAAAGTATACTCCTGACTCTAAGGTAAGCAACCTCCCCCACTTTCCATCATTATGTAGAGTCAGTGATATGTACTTtgctactagtagtactactgGTTGTATGGTTCTTTTTGCACAGTATGGTCTAGATCTCGTCTTGATAAAAtgcaatatctgtatctgtatagccggtataaccgcccttcggcgtaacacaccagcttcgcaggcacgcggcgcggtagcagctggttttattacCCTGAATGGCTTGTCatacctaacttttgcacatctgactgcaactcgAAGAcgttcctacagtatttgatgacaacgagttccattctactatggttctcgggaaataatgcgaatttttgaacacatcaatccttggttgataactctggtacttaaagtaTACTTCCAATTTTATATTTTAGTCATCGGATGATGAGCGGTCCACGCTACCACCAGATGAATCAGTATTGGCCGAAGCGAGAGCCAAGAGCGCAGAGAAACGCAAACGTCGTGCCGCCGTGCTGGAGGTGATCGTGTTCGGCCTGTTCGTGACGGTGATCATGCTCACGGCATACCAAGAACGGAGCCCGCTGGCCTTCTACATGACACAGAACGTGAAGGAACACGTGTTCGGAAGCGCGGACGACCTCCCAGAAGTAAGTCAAAAATAATGTTAGAAATCCATCTCAATTTAAAGCACGTGAAAAAGGTAATATTTCGAAAACATAAAATCTTacatctcatacctccgtgagtCTACCGAGTCTTGGTAAATTTCTTTTTCTATTCATTGTGAATTTCTAGCTTAATTCTGCTTATGCATTTTTCTGCCTTCTTGTGGGATTTTGGACTCGGTTCAAGACTGTGGCACTAATTTTGGACCCGGGCCAAATCAGCCTGTCTACATGTATCCTACAGGTCTCCTGTTACACCATTTCCCGCTTTACATCCCGCCACCATGGACCCGGTCCAGCAGGAAAAAACGtacacacacaccaagacaaacaaacaaacaatggaacAAACGGAAAACATTAACACTTGGCATTCACTAATAACATACACTTCTCCTTCCAGATCAAAGACATCCCTTCATTCTGGGAATGGGTAACAGACAGCCTGATTCCAGCCACACACTCAGGAGATTGGTACAACGGGGAAGCCAACCCCAAAGATATGGAACTTCCGGACATGTTAACGTATCAACTTGGCACGGCGCAACTCAGGCAGGTCCGGCTGATATCAGGTAGGGAAGAGTTCGTCTTGTAACTTTGCAATCATTGCAGGCATCTAGAACTCAATGATAGGCTGGTGTTTTCTCTCTAGAGAGTAAGAAAATAATCATATGGTCATTTTTACTTAAGGTCAACTCTGTGAGACACCCGAAAAGATGCAAGTCTTTGCCCCACGATGTACGGTCGCTTTCTCCAATCTAAAGGCAGATACCGAAGACTACATGCAGGTAAGTCTACATTTCCAGAGATGTATGTGTTTTCCCTTTGCGTACTTTTAACACATTAGCCTTCTTTTTATTTCTGGACCTATTTTGATGTCCAAACTCGTGGCTACTTACGATAACCTATACCCTGCAACGTTTTTTGGCATCTGTGGAAACGGATggattgttttcggtgtgtgtttgttcggGTTGGTGtctgtccgtagttatttgaaaaCACTGTCAAGTAGAGAGGCAGAATGACAGGATATAGAATTCAGAGGTGATGGAACTAGTCGCTAATCAGACAAGACAGTCGAGGttatggggtcaatggaagaggctactactTCACGGGgatgtattgttttgggtctgtctaTATTTTGACAGTtacattttctcttttttttgggGTAGTTTAAGGCTGTCCAGTCATGAAATACATTTACCACATTGACTGAAgccattcatattcatattctaCCTACAGGGGTGGATTCTGTACAACAATACCGTCAACACTACCGACGCGGTCCCCACGCCACCTCCTCTCATCAGCCAAGACACGCCATGGAACTTCTCGTTTGTCTCACTGAGTGACAGTGAGTTCATTTTTATGTCTTTCATTCTTTTGTGAGCGGTGTTTATGTTTTGTTCCTATTGCACTGACCTGATGTGTTCGAAAGTGTTAAGAGAACGTTAACTATTCGTGCGTCTAGTTGCTATCTTGCAAAATTTCATCAGGTCGATAACTGACTGAACCTGTCAATATTGTCTTGAAGGAAGatgacaggtggtcaccgaaacgtcagttgtTATCACTTTGTTATTTGATAATTATCTTGATATGTACACTTAAGTGGCTAAACACGTGTTTTATTCACCAGGCTTCCCGTTCTTCGGAAAACATGGCTCATACCTCGGCAGCGGTTACACAACATCACTTGGAACAACACTGGACTCGAGTGCAACATTGGCAACATACCTATCGCAGAACAACTGGCTGGACGAGCGAACCCGAGTCGTCTTCGTGGAGCTGATTCTGTATAACCCGCATGCGAACCTGTTCTCAGTGGTATCGCTGGTGGTCGAGTTCACTCAGCTTGGAGCTGCCTATACACATGGGGAGGTTGTGTCACTCAGGCTGATACAACAGGACGCTATCCTTCTACTGGCGCTTCGGGCTTTGCTGGCGGCATTCCTGCTTTTCTTTGCCGTTAAAGAAGGTGAGACTGTGaaccctttattttcttttattaaaaaCGCCTTGTTTTCATTTAAGATGAATTGCGATATTCAAAATATGACGTTTCACTGCAGTACCAacaaaagccgccagggggctaAAAACAAATATTCTCCCAGGTAGGCCAAGACCTGACCACATTATACACATcctgacaatccatccatagcttcaaaacatgaccttctttaGCAAAGATAGAAGGGTTTCTAACATATATTTCACCATGAGCATAAATCAGTTaatctgtatattttgtattgtttcagCCAAGAGCCTCTTCGCCCGACCGCTTGAGTACCTGAGTGAGTTCTGGAGCTGGGTAGAGCTCTCAGTCATCGTTATCGGTTTCGGCACCCTTGGAGTTTACTTCAACGCACAGAGCATCATCGATAAGGCCGCAGAACAACGCAGATCTGGAAACACCGTTTTCGAGATCTACAAAAGCGCAGTGAACTGGTTTCAGATCTACACTTACCTGCTAGCATTTCTAATCTGTTGTGCTACGCTAAAGTTGATTCGGCTCTTAAGGTTCAACTCTCACGTCTATGCCCTAAGCATGACGATTAAAAA
Coding sequences:
- the LOC136447424 gene encoding polycystin-1-like protein 2 — its product is MSDADPDGGQLHFEANSARQMGAIVRISVEIVAEGRPPPAYSFVNIHTEDLALSLKCSTNCNPDSHVIAEELRLYTDDLLADYWTLVESPPEFLDTYLDASVLSSTEIIVRPDFFWAAGYYTIRLEDNAYYADSPRISEWRFRVPVNPWRSSGDPATYPCRLIPPVGVSLVDLFCITCDDYVDEYGPVQMEVKYEFIPAGVDTPTAVFPGDDPPIVIDFIMTLYTGWVGYTSLVDIAPGTVIIILRAFSIDGRYTEVTLPPIEISAPSLDQLTGYLAGLYDNGEGTFYSLLAMGAAEDAFLSAVTAAGALGSIAAGGGDVEQAVAETIASMSQVPIQDYESVNGVASVLLLVTAFPDQLSPESMVLASSLLKSSFEKLRELSGNSTILPVADVIRAAASMFSAVGNVFMASQTMALSEREAGITFSDVLEASKDATTTGFEGLDVLDDILLNALMPEFTDQKYDEIFADFYTSQVHIRIQRQDRGILEEKVFQVGGASDCLIRVPSLPPLIGDRCPPEETVGVQFYESNFNPFEYSNNSKEIETDIPGLSVKCGDRTLQVSNLREPIDILTRREDKNLDDFIFMFKSSAPLGKVSTFPFFAKKNMSSIGILVKFNNTIFPQPVTMYLSKHIPPTKDDFNWTTTLPVPDNQLFSIKWINDTFLTADPYQWHLPEDEIAITDADVVNMTEYHVGVQFGSDLDVGSGGVVNFTLSVFETSCVYFAEEPVHLWESDGCSTGVMSNMTHMHCRCDHLTKFSGFVAPNPLNIQEALSANILENPAGLILVLATFGSYLFLLLFSRKADRKDLTKTGVGLLPGHRLNPRKDCQYVITVYTGFKGNAGTTAEISIVLCGFEESSPTITLRDPKRILFEQGSVDSFLVSTEQPLRGLAYMRVWHNNAGYSPAWFLNQVIVVNRGTNETTYFLANRWLAVDEDDGKIDRIIPTASLEDMTKFRNVFLAKSARDMNDGHLWFSVKGRPARSPFTRVQRLSCCLTLLYSSMITNIMFFGRGDDFDPPEPLRIAGLEIDPPISLPQLMIGIQSAAISLPVNLLIVFFFRNSGKRPKTNASNKNEQSKPSDGILTSSGKTPKSELALSSNVPTIPSDYCPTNRPTVGLKMRRANDTITHDVQSPVEVQTNERERKAVKGKEEKPEPEKKSSLPWWTVYLGWLLVWSASFVAAFFTVLYTLSFGKAKAEAWVFTFVTSFFTDLFLVQPFKLMLVAMVFALLTRKPIEDEEPPAAPVEEDEEYIQTDDEVEKVQSERRWGSATGWMRYMGMTRAQKYTPDSKSPDDERSTLPPDESVLAEARAKSAEKRKRRTAVLEVIVFGLFVTVIMLTAYQERSPLAFYMTQNVKEQIVEGDFSDINDIPSFWSWIEGDLIPTTRTSEWYNGQANADDNVLQDMLTHPLDAVQLRQVRLKPGQHCETPEKMQEFAPRCTVRHSTLTADTDDYIQGWIPYNDTINSTDTVICAPTVPPLTSTVSTPVTGANCTVFLTREETDTPWMYRFASLIGSFPYFGQHGTYLTGGYSTPLGKTRTTGLRLATFLKEHNWLDERTRAVFVEVILYNPHANLFSVVTLVVEFTNLGAAYRGAEVVTLRLIQQDAILLFALRAVLAVFILLFAIKEAKGLFARPIEYLSDFWSWVELLVIAIGFSSLGVYFNAQSIIDQAVEQRTTSESVFEIYKSAVNWFQIYTYLLAFLICCATLKFIRLLRFNSHVYALSVTIKKSFKPVLQFFFVAAIIIMAFTQMGNLLFGIKLQDYKNILTSLTSLCTMMLGSFDFDTLVDGHYILGPLMFFVYQALMQFVLLSMFMTIIMDVYAEEIQDPNTDDLQMFGFIRETTSDAVGKANRSLTVVGKSNSTKALQDADMPDLDNRRKFATVLKELDDVSKN
- the LOC136446992 gene encoding polycystin-2-like protein 1, encoding MYFATSSTTGCMSSDDERSTLPPDESVLAEARAKSAEKRKRRAAVLEVIVFGLFVTVIMLTAYQERSPLAFYMTQNVKEHVFGSADDLPEIKDIPSFWEWVTDSLIPATHSGDWYNGEANPKDMELPDMLTYQLGTAQLRQVRLISGQLCETPEKMQVFAPRCTVAFSNLKADTEDYMQGWILYNNTVNTTDAVPTPPPLISQDTPWNFSFVSLSDSFPFFGKHGSYLGSGYTTSLGTTLDSSATLATYLSQNNWLDERTRVVFVELILYNPHANLFSVVSLVVEFTQLGAAYTHGEVVSLRLIQQDAILLLALRALLAAFLLFFAVKEAKSLFARPLEYLSEFWSWVELSVIVIGFGTLGVYFNAQSIIDKAAEQRRSGNTVFEIYKSAVNWFQIYTYLLAFLICCATLKLIRLLRFNSHVYALSMTIKKSFKPVLRFFFVAGIILMAFTQMGNLLFGTKLQDYKNILTSLTSLCTMMLGSFDFDALVDGHYILGPLMFFVYQALMQFVLLSMFMTIIMDVYAEESQDPNTDDLQMSTFVKDSTSEKVDQLKHTLSVVTKREPEKTGKKEAPDPKHLNKFAVVLEELSDLNKHKAKDNNMFQLLS